The genomic interval TTCGACACTACCGAAAAGAATCTGATCGAATTTATTTGGATAAGTCAGCAGTTCATTGTGGTTAATTTTAACAAGGAATGGAATTTTATGGGCATATTTATGGGCAACCTGGGCGAGAACACCAAATGTGGAAGCCACAGCATTACATCCGCCTTCAATGGCAAGTCTGATAATGTTTTCGGGATCAAAATAAATCGGATTGGGAGCAAATGAAGCTCCTGCGGTATGTTCAATCCCCTGATCAACAGGTAAAATTGACATATAACCTGTGCCAGCCAGACGGCCATTATTATATATTGCTGAAAGACTACGAATGGTTTGAAGGTTTCTGTTGGAGTCTAACCAGATTCGATCAATAAAATCCGGGCCTGTAGCATGGATCATTGATTTTGGGATGGCAGGAGTGTTAAAGTTTAATAAATATTCTGACTGATCACCTAAAATGTTTTGAATTTCTGCTATTTTCATCTTTATTCCTTTTGATTTATTTGAGGTACGAAATTAGGGAAAAATATTGAAGCAAATGAAAAAAATTTATAATTACGGGTCAATATTAGATTAAATTACATGAACTTTGCATATAGAAAAAATCCGGCTTATAGTATGAGGTTGTTTGTTTTAATATTATTGCTTTTTTTGTTTTCATGCAAGAATACCAACAACAACCGACCTGACCTTACAGAGCTGAATGAAAGCCTCGGGTATCAGACAGCAGCTGATGTGAATGAGAAATCAATAGTTAAAGAACCATATCCGGATCCGGATGTCTTTGATTATTTTGTGATTGATCTGGACGGAGATAAAGAAAATGACTCAATTTTTCTGAAGGAAAAGGCAAAAAACAATGAGCCCGGAGTTTTTCACCGGATGGATATTAAATTTTCTTCAGGATCTAAATTTAAACACGGAAATCCGATTGCCTTCGATAAATATGATAGCCTTTTTAATAAAATCGGTAAAAATGAGCTGAATTCCGAGTATGTCTTTCTGGTAACCTTTCATGGGGTAAAATACATTCTGATGTCGTGTTACAAGGCAGATTGCTGTGCGAAAAACCAATCTATCATTAAAATCAGAGACAATAAAGCCATTCTTGTATTCAACAAAGGTTTTGACTTAAGTTTTATTGGCGACACCGATAATGACGGTGTAATTGAAATAACCGGAAAAAGTTCATCACCTCAGATATTCGAATCTCTTCCCGATCTGAATGCTGATGTAGGTACCTATGTGCCTTATGAAGTTTATCTGATAAAAGATATACCGGAATACTCCACAGAAAAGTCAAGGGTATATAATGAAAAATATTATGTTTGGGCAGGAGAAAAGCCTTCTCCGTTTATTAAAGTTTTATATCCGAACGATGCCGGTAAGCCTAGTCTTTATCAGAAATAACATTTTTTAACAGTTCATTAAAAATCAGAGAATTGGCAGCTAAAATCTGTCTGCCATACAAAAAGTTATTCTTCCCCGAAAAATCACTGACACTTCCACCCGCCTGCCTGACAATAAATTCCCCAGCGGCCACATCCCAGGGACTCAGATTATATTCAAAAAATCCGTCAAACCGGCCACAAGCAACATAAGCCAAATCAACAGCGGCAGTCCCCAGTCTGCGAATTCCCCTCGTTTGAGTTACCAGATTTCTGAATATCCTGAGATAATCATCAATAATTTCAAAGTTTTTGATCGGGAAGCCTGTTGCCAGTAAAGCATTTTGAAGATCAGCGGTAGCCGATACACTTATCCTTTCTCCATTCAGCATGGCATTGCCACCTTTATAAGAATAAAACATTTCATCATTAACAACTTCATAAACGATACCTATAACGGTTTCATTATTTTCCTGTAAGGCAACGCTGACAGAATAGAGGGGCAGATGATGGAGATAATTGGTTGTTCCGTCAAGTGGATCAATAATCCAAAGATAATCAGTGTCTTTAAAATCAGACAACCCACTTTCTTCAGCCAGAAAGCCTGATTCCGGAATCAGGTCAGAAAGCTTGCTTTTTAAAAAGTTTTCAGTTTCGCGGTCAACAAAGGAAACAAGGTCGTTTTTACCTTTAAATTCAATATCTGTATGGTTTATTTTTCCGAAATTTTCTTTTAATATCTCAGAAGCCTGATATACAATTTCAATTGTTTTGTGGCATAATGCAGAATAATTCATAGAAAAGATTTTTGCAAAATTCGCTAAGTCAGCTTAATCCATCAACTAAAAGAGTGGAATTGCCTGATTATTTTTTATCCGCATTACCCCTAAAGCTGAAATGCCAGAAAAACTTAATTTTGCATGATTTTTATTAATTTACCGATGGACAAAAAATACAACTATTTATTGCCGCTTCTTTTATCCGTCATGCTGGCAGCCGGGATGATTGCAGGATATAAATTTAACCCATACAACAAACCTGCAATTGTAAAAGAGGGGGGAAAACTTGGCGAAGTCATTGACATGATTGACATGGCTTATGTTGATTCAGTCAATATTGAAAAACTGACGGAAAATGCAATACGCCAGTTATTATTCGAACTTGACCCGCATTCTGTATATCTGACTAAAGAAGAAAATATTGAATCTTATCAGGACTTACAGGGAAATTTTGAAGGAATAGGTATTGAGTTTAACATTTTAAACGATACGATAATCGT from Sphingobacteriales bacterium carries:
- a CDS encoding class I fructose-bisphosphate aldolase, whose protein sequence is MKIAEIQNILGDQSEYLLNFNTPAIPKSMIHATGPDFIDRIWLDSNRNLQTIRSLSAIYNNGRLAGTGYMSILPVDQGIEHTAGASFAPNPIYFDPENIIRLAIEGGCNAVASTFGVLAQVAHKYAHKIPFLVKINHNELLTYPNKFDQILFGSVEDAWNMGAVAVGATIYFGSKESSRQIVEIAECFERAHELGMATVLWCYTRNDAFKKDGVDYHTSADLTGQAN
- a CDS encoding inositol monophosphatase encodes the protein MNYSALCHKTIEIVYQASEILKENFGKINHTDIEFKGKNDLVSFVDRETENFLKSKLSDLIPESGFLAEESGLSDFKDTDYLWIIDPLDGTTNYLHHLPLYSVSVALQENNETVIGIVYEVVNDEMFYSYKGGNAMLNGERISVSATADLQNALLATGFPIKNFEIIDDYLRIFRNLVTQTRGIRRLGTAAVDLAYVACGRFDGFFEYNLSPWDVAAGEFIVRQAGGSVSDFSGKNNFLYGRQILAANSLIFNELLKNVISDKD